In the genome of Brachyhypopomus gauderio isolate BG-103 unplaced genomic scaffold, BGAUD_0.2 sc76, whole genome shotgun sequence, one region contains:
- the gon4lb gene encoding GON-4-like protein isoform X7 gives MKTGRKRKSTSPEPRTEHVKVVKRESGYDGVCRPPPSPTRRISTPAKHKPQNTTSRRHSPRFKNHGLKPGSSDVESGDSQSPSVVSSPVLSEEDTELGLVITLDEERPEEQECVRKRSGGKPKKAALANDGDGCAESDMGTVGAAPEDEEEEEEEEEFRKLDRDLTMKSKQHNLTSVDVRSIIHEVITNEHVVAMMKAAIKETQDMPMFEPKMTRSKLKEVVEKGVGIPTWNISPIKKSTDMKPPQFLDIPLEEEEDSSDEEYQPDEEEEDETGEETILESDVDSIASSPCIRRRGRPLTPLELSECEEERSESPQPPKTWRHLRVEAVPMGPPAPPSQAGGPARPPRAPDSFLEKLHAVDEELELGPLCMEPYQTLSGRDPDQSLVACRTRSKRPLRDVPLDQLEARLCAPDTTPDMYDHSAALEDREWSQWLQGLMTSHLDNEEGDDDDDDPEYNFLDDVDEPDLEDYRNDRAVRITKKEVNELMEELLETFQDELGRNEQDEEGHEEEEERDETPSPQSVASPRKFNVPQAIRFEEPLAHVLTACRRSVREQLHALQQRREAPSRPCHVTLGPAMVLLPPPCALTLSANQKDRLRQQIQQHVQLLTQVHMLSNHVEALQNQASTTKMFLMELKSFAVRAEQLRVGVAPGFRSVFRVYNLQASLDLLEELENTPPPPVPPARATRSRPVHRYPLLPAHLAWIMATRDVFLYPELLPHCSLDPALQTPRSKHIYTKGEDGLIVLGLKHFSETEFPYHLMSQHLLQPKKREQLRVRVKDMCSNRAAENIIKFYCQHGVVPPLPVACCPVIPGEERPPVEREKNIMPNWLRKSLPHIHRAAFEKQSEERLTSASPSPVFPERAQYPPCLPTGLSLQLHPSARRQSSAPPPKPRPLYGFSRPALTPLAKAPPGPAGVVNLLPKVQAPLPSHGVILLTQSPCVPVNGPRPLTQADAAPAHGTVPLSSVGPINFQYILPQLGCINPVEPSASLPPAVVQIPPAPSVVCNNSLPSNGVVTTCVIQAVQKKAEVPKKPLLPKKLLPIQPLPPVPAPPLPQLIPLPPGAAINVNLATAGPAVEHLAAASFTENIANAPSVVLIQPTSGFLDATAVRSQGLANASTTPPPQESIPQPIGSLPHLGALAKPLLLGNNVGIPNRETPKELAGTEVKLKSSPVFLSQTASPPLMTSVELKPSPAVPSVKQQGHIWQGEVKTDLLCNLSVTNYQTPSLNTLSLGTTSVDPTSLFPGSSSSGSARPAVNPQTLLSRTDPPADTPQRVLVRAAPQGGVPQSLTPQNGLTPPQPVPRPAGPTGGEPQHRTSLSKPENRHGTAHVREAPWSLLGVGRVSEGANADGTGGEVWREEEQSGAEVNGEEMAGALFASSLLMRSESSRSSASCLDSGLTGGMPGDNVDSLGPAGRRGGGGEGEPPSRSGENEEEEDGTRAGLTGSTEEGQKLPRLLSLASGTQSQEPSGGGEGPSEGDRGDREGREEHQNGESGGGGEGEANGGREREDGEGGGGRGGRSQGSEGGDKNDEEKDADGEREEEEEDFDELTQDEDEEEVMSSASEESVLSVPELQETMEKLTWLASERRLCAEADSEEDNSPNSPTSPTSPISQNSQEDNSEDEEDGALKGEEPTEGEGGKVPEGETQPEDDPPQTSGKGPGRGRGRGRPPPRSLRRSRRQERGSKDAPKLLLLCDDHILDNDPLRESKDVAFAQAYLNRVREAMQNVPGKMEEFLSLLYEFEQGGGGRSAVDLFSQLRPLLKDWPELLKDFAAFLLPEQALECGLFEEQQAFERSRRFLRQLEISFGENPSHYQKIVRALQAGSALTPAGVEELKAQMATLLRGHTHLQGEFSLFFDELRPPPARPGQFEEAVWPEDAGGGAEGGDGGLSLAGGGGASGGFEEVTLPDLEEEEETQKIAQITSRSRRRKEMNTHRNYKDCDWPEKDCSCPCHHCTTDVKHRRHRRKGCPRCHGNKVCGIAPKSGDSSFPTSEPLPEREEKEESERGGEERGEESERGEEREMGLKDESGSAANSPRPEPERSTWDSSGDPAHNPEDKDDEDEEEEGERGCSSSPGKPSGEAEGPVTERTQTSPLPRSAGREAAQQNRQSPSADPPVCAKNISLTPSGERVVLWTREADRVILTACQQQGANQNTFQAVSAQLGNKTASEVSKRFRDLMRLFHTSAHQGSSEDDATEQHSATDEEQD, from the exons ATGAAAACGGGCCGGAAGCGCAAGTCCACCTCTCCTGAGCCGCGAACTGAACATGTAAAAGTTGTGAAGAGGGAatctggatatgatggtgtgtgCAGACCGCCACCCAGTCCCACCAGAAGGATCTCTACGCCTGCGAAACATAAGCCTCAGAATACAACATCTAGAAGACATTCTCCTAGATTTAAGAACCATGGCCTCAAACCAG GTTCTTCTGACGTGGAGAGTGGTGATTCACAGTCTCCCAGTGTTGTATCGTCTCCCGTTCTGTCAGAGGAGGACACAGAGCTGGGACTGGTCATCACGCTGG ATGAAGAGAGACCTGAggagcaggagtgtgtgaggaagaggagtggaGGGAAGCCGAAGAAAGCGGCTCTCGCTAACGACGGCGACGGGTGTGCGGAGTCAGACATGGGGACTGTGGGGGCCGCCCCGGAGGacgaagaagaggaggaggaggaagaggagttccGAAAACTGGATCGAGACTTGACCATGAAGTCGAAACAACACAACCTGACCTCGGTGGACGTGCGCAGCATCATTCAT GAGGTTATCACCAATGAACACGTAGTGGCCATGATGAAAGCAGCCATTAAGGAGACCCAGGACATGCCCATGTTT GAACCCAAGATGACGCGTTCAAAGCTAAAGGAGGTTGTGGAGAAAGGGGTG GGCATTCCCACCTGGAACATCTCACCAATCAAGAAATCAACAGATATGAAG CCTCCACAGTTTTTAGACATTCCTCTTGAGGAAGAAGAGGATTCCTCAGATGAAGAGTACCAACCTgatgaggaagaagaggatgaGACTGGAGAGGAG aCCATTCTGGAGAGTGACGTGGACAGTATAGCGTCATCCCCATGCATCCGTCGTCGAGGTCGCCCGCTCACGCCCCTCGAGCTGTCGgagtgtgaggaggagaggagtgagagtcCTCAGCCG CCCAAGACATGGAGACATCTCAGAGTGGAAGCTGTGCCTATGGGccccccggcccctccctctcAGGCCGGCGGCCCAGCACGGCCCCCCCGAGCCCCCGACTCCTTCCTGGAGAAGCTGCACGCTGTGGATGAGGAGCTGGAGCTCGGACCCCTGTGCATGGAGCCCTACCAG aCTCTGAGCGGCAGGGACCCAGACCAGAGCCTGGTGGCGTGCCGGACGCGCTCCAAACGTCCCCTGAGGGACGTCCCCCTGGACCAGCTGGAGGCCCGGCTGTGTGCGCCCGACACCACGCCGGACATGTACGACCACAGCGCCGCCCTGGAGGACCGAGAGTGGAGTCAGTGGCTCCAGGGCCTCATGACCTCACACCTGGACAacgaag agggtgatgatgatgatgacgatccTGAGTATAACTTCCTCGATGACGTGGACGAGCCCGATTTAGAGGACTACCGCAACGATCGAGCGGTTCGCATCACTA AGAAGGAAGTTAATGAGCTTATGGAGGAGCTTCTGGAGACG TTCCAGGATGAGCTGGGAAGGAACGAGCAGGATGAAGAGGGtcacgaggaagaggaggaacgtGATGAAACGCCATCGCCACAAAGTGTTGCGTCCCCCAGGAAATTCAACGTGCCCCAGGCCATTCG GTTTGAGGAGCCCCTGGCCCACGTGCTGACCGCATGCAGGCGAAGCGTGCGTGAGCAGCTCCACGCCCTCCAGCAGCGGCGTGAGGCCCCCAGCCGGCCCTGCCACGTGACCCTGGGGCCCGCCATGGTGCTGCTGCCCCCGCCCTGCGCCCTGAcgctctcagccaatcagaaggaTCGGCTGCGGCAGCAAATCCAGCAG catGTCCAGCTGCTGACGCAGGTTCACATGCTGAGCAACCATGTAGAGGCGCTGCAGAACCAGGCTAGCACCACAAAGATGTTCCTG ATGGAACTGAAGTCGTTTGCGGTGCGAGCGGAGCAGCTCCGGGTGGGGGTGGCGCCcgggtttaggagtgtgttcagAGTGTATAACCTGCAGGCGtctctggacctgctggaggagctggagaacacaccccctccacctgttCCACCAGCCAGAGCCACACGTTCCCGCCCTG TGCATCGCTACCCTCTGCTGCCGGCACACCTGGCCTGGATCATGGCCACGCGGGATGTCTTCCTCTACCCAGAGCTTCTCCCCCACTGCAGCCTGGACCCAGCGCTGCAGACCCCCCGCAGCAAGCACATCTACACCAAGGGCGAGGACGG TCTCATTGTTCTGGGTCTGAAGCACTTCAGTGAAACAGAGTTCCCCTATCATTTAATGAGTCAGCATCTCCTCCAGCCCAAGAAGCGTGAGCAGCTACGTGTGCGTGTGAAGGACATGTGCTCCAACAGAGCTGCTGAGAACATCATTAAG TTTTATTGCCAACATGGAGTTGTTCCGCCTCTCCCCGTGGCCTGCTGTCCAGTTATACCTGGAGAAGAGCGCCCcccagtggagagagagaagaacatCATGCCTAACTGGCTTCGG AAAAGTTTGCCACACATCCATAGAGCAGCGTTTGAGAAGCAGTCTGAAGAGCGGTTGACGTCTGCTTCACCCAGCCCCGTGTTCCCAGAGAGAGCGCAGTATCCACCGTGCCTTCCCACGGGCCTCTCCCTCCAACTGCATCCCTCAGCCAGACGTCAGagctcagccccgccccctaagccccgccccctgtatGGCTTTTCCCGCCCCGCTCTTACACCGCTAGCTAAAGCTCCTCCGGGCCCTGCAGGTGTAGTTAATTTATTGCCCAAAGTGCaggcccctctcccctctcatgGAGTGATCCTGCTGACCCAGAGCCCTTGTGTCCCGGTGAatgggccccgccccctcacccaGGCTGATGCCGCACCTGCACATGGGACGGTGCCATTAAGCAGCGTGGGTCCCATCAACTTCCAGTACATACTACCACAGTTGGGCTGTATTAATCCTGTGGAGCCTTCTGCTAGTTTGCCCCCTGCTGTAGTTCAGATACCCCCAGCGCCATCTGTAGTTTGTAACAACTCCCTACCCAGTAATGGGGTAGTGACCACATGTGTAATACAAGCTGTGCAGAAGAAAGCAGAGGTGCCTAAGAAACCGCTGCTACCTAAAAAGCTGCTTCCCATCCAGCCTTTGCCCCCCGTCCCAGCCCCTCCGCTGCCCCAGCTCATACCCCTCCCCCCTGGGGCCGCAATTAATGTCAACCTGGCCACCGCTGGACCGGCCGTAGAACATCTCGCAGCTGCAAGCTTTACTGAAAACATCGCAAATGCCCCATCTGTGGTCCTAATCCAGCCAACCTCGGGCTTTCTGGACGCCACCGCTGTACGTTCACAGGGATTGGCTAATGCCTCGACCACTCCTCCCCCTCAAGAGTCAATCCCTCAACCAATCGGCAGTCTCCCTCACCTAGGAGCCCTGGCCAAACCTCTGTTGCTAGGCAACAATGTTGGAATCCCAAACCGTGAAACTCCTAAGGAACTTGCGGGGACTGAAGTGAAGTTGAAATCGAGTCCTGTGTTTCTGTCCCAAACCGCCTCCCCTCCACTCATGACTAGTGTGGAGCTCAAACCGTCTCCTGCCGTGCCATCTGTAAAACAGCAGGGACACATCTGGCAGGGTGAGGTGAAGACAGACCTCCTGTGTAATTTATCAGTGACAAATTACCAAACTccttcactgaacactctgAGCCTCGGTACTACGAGTGTCGACCCGACGTCTCTATTTCCAGGAAGCAGCAGTTCTGGATCTGCACGACCCGCCGTGAACCCTCAGACGCTCTTATCTCGTACTGATCCACCAGCGGACACCCCCCAGCGTGTGCTGGTTCGGGCTGCTCCACAGGGAGGCGTCCCTCAATCCCTCACGCCCCAGAACGGTCTGACTCCACCCCAGCCTGTGCCACGACCCGCCGGGCCCACGGGTGGAGAACCTCAACATCGAACCTCACTTTCCAAACCCGAGAATCGTCACGGCACGGCGCATGTGAGGGAAGCCCCCTGGTCGCTCCTGGGGGTCGGGCGGGTTTCGGAGGGTGCCAACGCAGACGGGACGGGCGGGGAGGTCtggagagaggaggagcagtCAGGAGCGGAGGTGAACGGGGAGGAGATGGCTGGTGCCCTTTTCGCCAGCTCTCTCCTCATGCGGTCGGAGTCCTCGCGTAGCTCCGCCTCCTGCCTGGACAGCGGCCTTACGGGCGGCATGCCGGGGGACAACGTGGACAGCCTTGGACCTGCAGGacggagggggggagggggggagggagagccgcCCAGCCGGTCTGGGGaaaacgaggaggaggaggacggcaCTCGTGCGGGGTTGACCGGCAGCACGGAGGAAGGGCAGAAGCTGCCCAGGCTGCTCTCTCTCGCCTCAGGGACGCAGAGCCAGGAGCCCTccgggggaggagaggggccgAGCGAAGGGGACAGGGGGGACAGGGAGGGCAGAGAGGAGCACCAGAACGGAGAGAGcggaggaggtggggagggagaggcaAACGGAGGGCGTGAAAGGGAGGATGGAGAGGGGGgcggggggagaggggggcggagTCAAGGGAGCGAGGGCGGGGATAAAAACGACGAGGAGAAGGATGCAGACGGAGAgcgtgaagaggaagaggaggactttGATGAGCTCACGcaggatgaagatgaagaggaagTGATGTCGTCTGCATCGGAGGAATCCGTCCTTTCTGTGCCTGAACTGCAG GAGACGATGGAGAAGCTGACGTGGTTGGCTTCAGAGCGGAGGTTATGCGCTGAAGCCGATTCGGAGGAGGATAACTCCCCAAACTCGCCAACCTCCCCAACTTCCCCGATCTCTCAGAACTCCCAGGAGGACAACTCCGAGGACGAGGAGGACGGAGCACTGAAGGGTGAGGAGCCcacagaaggagagggaggaaaagTCCCCGAGGGAGAGACGCAGCCCGAGGACGACCCTCCACAGACGAGTGGGAAGGGCCCAGGACGAGGGAGAG GTCGAGGCCGTCCTCCTCCCCGCAGTCTGAGGCGGAGCCGGCGGCAGGAACGGGGCAGCAAGGACGCCCctaagctcctcctcctctgtgaTGACCACATCCTGGATAATGATCCACTGAGGGAGAGCAAGGACGTGGCCTTTGCCCAGGCCTACCTCAACAGG GTGCGGGAGGCCATGCAGAATGTTCCGGGTAAGATGGAGGAGTTCCTGAGTCTGCTGTATGAGTTTGAGCAGGGCGGGGGGGGCCGCAGTGCCGTGGACCTCTTCTCTCAGCTCAGACCTCTTCTCAAAGACTGGCCCGAGCTGCTGAAGGACTTCGCTGCCTTCCTCCTCCCAGAGCAAGCGCTGGAGTGTGGGCTG TTTGAGGAGCAGCAGGCGTTTGAACGCAGCAGACGCTTTCTGAGACAGCTGGAGATCAGTTTTGGGGAGAATCCCTCGCATTACCAGAAGATTGTGAGGGCTCTGCAGGCTGGATCTGCCCTCACCCCAGCAGGAGTAGAGGAG CTCAAAGCCCAGATGGCCACCCTCCTCAGAGGCCACACGCACCTGCAGGGCGAGTTCTCCCTCTTCTTCGATGAGCTGCGCCCCCCGCCGGCACGCCCGGGGCAGTTTGAGGAGGCGGTGTGGCCCGAGGACGCTGGgggtggagcagagggaggagacgGAGGCCTGAGCCtggcgggtggaggaggggctagCGGTGGGTTCGAGGAGGTCACGCTCCCTGacctggaggaggaagaggagacgcAGAAGATCGCCCAGATTACaagcaggagcaggaggaggaaagagatgaacacacacaggaactacAAG GACTGTGATTGGCCAGAGAAGGACTGTTCCTGCCCCTGCCACCACTGCACCACTGATGTCAAGCATCGTCGGCACAGGAGGAAAGGCTGCCCccgttgccatggcaacaaGGTCTGTGGCATT gcaccAAAAAGTGGTGATTCCTCGTTCCCCACATCCGAGCCCCTTcctgagagagaagagaaggaggagagtgagagaggaggggaggagagaggagaagagagtgagagaggagaagagagagagatggggctTAAAGATGAGTCTGGCAGCGCAGCTAACAGCCCTCGTCCTG AGCCAGAGAGGTCAACGTGGGACAGCAGCGGAGATCCCGCCCACAATCCTGAGGACAAGGATGATgaagacgaggaggaggaaggggagCGGGGATGCTCTTCGTCCCCCGGTAAGCCCAGCGGCGAGGCAGAGGGGCCGGTTACGGAGCGCACGCAGACGTCTCCTCTTCCTCGGTCTGCAGGCAGGGAGGCGGCACAGCAGAACCGCCAGAGCCCGTCCGCCGACCCGCCCGTGTGTGCCAAGAACATCTCCCTCACGCCCAGCGGAGAGAGGGTCGTGCTCTGGACCAG AGAGGCGGATCGGGTCATTCTTACTGCGTGTCAGCAGCAAGGAGCCAATCAGAACACCTTCCAGGCCGTGTCCGCACAGCTGGGCAACAAAACTGCCAGTGAG GTTTCCAAGAGGTTTCGTGACCTGATGCGTCTCTTCCATACTTCAGCTCATCAAGGCAGCTCGGAGGATGACGCTACAGAACAGCATTCAGCTACAGATGAGGAGCAGGACTGA